One genomic segment of Impatiens glandulifera chromosome 6, dImpGla2.1, whole genome shotgun sequence includes these proteins:
- the LOC124941431 gene encoding zinc finger protein VAR3, chloroplastic — MGGASRFIMLLATTPVPHFHPRPCLLRLARHSRFSLSSSPLTLSLHFLSISPVFIPQYVIPSKSSRHIHIRNSAVRDEDSAGQFPNSFVSHPWPEWSKFIDVLSSAGYFNQQGHGIQEEDSFVAYADLSEDFVRIVTASFDYSRRQPQLLCSLSRRDMVVVVNNGTPFLFRSSLESSRRMKSFLGLTGNPGLEHEEAQMIDLMKYLLSYASKPTVSSNGIHMHIGDNIESSVRSLLNELIRLSSGMEASHFSSFKQHQVPDSYPQKQRSLGPKIEMKRGDWICSRCSFMNFARNNKCLECEEARPMRQLTGGEWACPKCDFYNYGRNVTCLRCDCKRPGEAPFRSANEYPKGGSNNSHNTFVPFPTDMFAKKSTNLSENCEKATTEILGTVDGYDVPQKPLNDQKEEQAEKKSESWLKRLEELHDVSTTDSTDDIPEENFPDIMPMRKGENRFVVSKRKDRSLVSPMYKRKMATEQSSGSSFVPFVPFPHDYFAKDKKQAEGTHPGEVITHQTTPPVSGQDHPVEQTTGSPLNTTMQSQGTSFKPPVGSSNSQGEYKQNESGDRRRSLEGSAVQEACDPLDMSEEAKAQRWFRRVAQIKDISELSEIPDEDFPSIMPMRKGVNRFVVSKRKTPLERRLTSSQYRKNLPTVTSSSSDHVVTKNEENNGS; from the exons ATGGGCGGCGCTTCAAGGTTCATCATGCTGCTCGCTACCACTCCAGTCCCTCATTTTCATCCCCGCCCTTGTCTCCTTCGTCTCGCCCGCCACTCTCGCTTCTCTCTTTCATCTTCACCTCTCACACTCTCTCTTCACTTCCTCTCTATCTCTCCCGTTTTTATCCCACAATACGTTATCCCTTCAAAATCCTCGCGACATATTCATATCCGTAATAGCGCAGTTAGGGATGAAGATTCCGCGGGCCAATTTCCAAATTCTTTCGTTTCCCATCCGTGGCCTGAGTGGTCCAAATTCATTGATGTACTTTCTTCCGCTGGATACTTTAATCAACAGGGACATGGAATCCAGGAGGAGGACTCATTTGTGGCGTACGCTGATTTGTCTGAGGATTTTGTTCGTATAGTGACAGCATCTTTCGATTATTCGAGGCGCCAACCGCAACTCCTATG TTCCCTTTCGAGAAGAGACATGGTGGTGGTTGTGAACAATGGGACACCTTTTCTCTTTAGAAGTAGCCTTGAATCTTCTAGGAGGATGAAATCATTTTTGGGTCTAACTGGAAATCCA GGGTTGGAACATGAGGAAGCACAGATGATTGACCTGATGAAGTATTTATTAAGTTATGCAAGCAAACCAACGGTTTCTTCAAACGGAATACATATGCACATAGGAGATAACATTGAATCATCAGTCCGTAGCTTGCTAAACGAGTTGATAAGGTTGAGCTCTGGTATGGAAGCATCACATTTTTCTTCCTTCAAGCAACATCAAGTTCCTGATAGTTATCCACAGAAGCAAAGATCTCTTGGACCAAAGATTGAAATGAAGAGAGGTGATTGGATATGCTCCAG GTGTTCTTTTATGAACTTCGCAAGGAACAATAAATGCCTGGAGTGTGAGGAGGCAAGACCCATGAGACAACTGACTGGCGGAGAATGGGCTTGTCCTAA ATGTGATTTTTACAATTATGGGAGAAATGTAACCTGTCTAAGGTGCGACTGCAAACGACCAGGGGAAGCACCATTTAGAAGCGCTAACGAATATCCTAAAGGAGGCAGCAATAATAGTCACAATACTTTTGTACCATTTCCTACTGACATGTTTGCTAAAAAATCTACAAATTTGTCAGAGAATTGTGAGAAGGCAACAACAGAAATATTGGGAACTGTTGATGGATATGATGTCCCTCAAAAGCCACTAAATGACCAGAAGGAAGAACAAGCTGAGAAGAAGTCAGAGAGTTGGTTGAAGAGACTGGAAGAATTACATGATGTTAGTACCACAGACTCGACAGATGATATTCCAGAAGAGAATTTTCCAGATATCATGCCTATGCGTAAAGGAGAAAACCGCTTTGTAGTTAGCAAAAGAAAAGACCGTTCTTTGGTGTCTCCAATGTATAAAAGGAAAATGGCTACAGAGCAATCAAGCGGTTCCAGTTTTGTGCCTTTTGTCCCATTTCCACATGATTATTTTGCCAAGGACAAAAAGCAGGCAGAAGGCACACATCCTGGAGAAGTAATTACACATCAAACAACTCCACCAGTTAGTGGCCAAGATCATCCAGTTGAACAGACTACTGGATCACCATTGAATACCACAATGCAAAGTCAAGGGACAAGCTTTAAGCCACCAGTGGGTTCCTCAAATTCACAGGGAGAATATAAGCAGAATGAGTCGGGTGATAGAAGAAGGAGCTTGGAGGGTTCGGCAGTACAAGAGGCATGTGATCCTTTAGACATGTCGGAGGAGGCTAAAGCTCAGAGGTGGTTTAGACGGGTTGCACAGATAAAAGACATCTCAGAGTTGAGTGAGATTCCGGATGAAGACTTCCCTTCAATTATGCCAATGCGGAAAGGTGTGAATAGGTTTGTCGTGAGCAAAAGGAAAACTCCCCTGGAGAGAAGGTTGACTTCTTCTCAGTACAGGAAGAATCTTCCTACTGTTACTAGTAGTTCTTCTGATCATGTAGTAACTAAGAATGAAGAGAACAATGGAAGCTGA